A window of the Narcine bancroftii isolate sNarBan1 chromosome 4, sNarBan1.hap1, whole genome shotgun sequence genome harbors these coding sequences:
- the LOC138760092 gene encoding probable inactive tRNA-specific adenosine deaminase-like protein 3, which produces MEPQCKKRKTETFGSFTWELMPVLSDEKSCEVKFLEAYAAPIINKKQTATLVKRLADVYPLSTLPHIKRVRPCREKKSNHPLEIIICLLSDLNDTGALNGEVTLSGLFPEGNIDVIGLGEPFLVKIPAHQPLTRLQFEVASQHWPTSFHENKQMTEALRGQLFNIEEKAKMQAFMEKAIEVAKTGKELGMEPVGAVIVNPASDSIIAVGHDCRNGLNPLLHAVMVCIDQVAYRQGGGAFNHNKYPKCNFTSAELFLGYDAISIAKPLHLLDDHIPKQTEANGLPYICTGYDLYVTREPCVMCAMALVHSRIHRVFYATSFPDGALGTKYKIHTRKDLNHHYDVFKGLLEKECQLLYY; this is translated from the coding sequence ATGGAGCCAcagtgcaaaaagagaaaaactGAAACATTTGGCTCTTTCACTTGGGAGCTGATGCCCGTACTCTCAGACGAGAAGTCTTGTGAAGTTAAATTTCTGGAAGCATATGCAGCCCCCATTATCAATAAAAAACAAACAGCGACTCTTGTCAAACGTCTGGCTGATGTCTATCCATTAAGCACTCTCCCACACATCAAGAGAGTACGACCATGCAGGGAGAAGAAAAGTAATCATCCTTTAGAGATTATTATTTGCCTACTTAGTGATTTGAATGACACAGGTGCACTAAACGGAGAAGTCACTCTTAGTGGGCTCTTTCCAGAAGGAAATATTGATGTCATTGGTCTTGGAGAACCTTTTTTGGTCAAGATACCTGCACACCAACCATTGACGAGACTGCAATTTGAAGTTGCTAGCCAGCACTGGCCAACATCGTTCCATGAAAACAAGCAAATGACAGAAGCCCTCAGAGGCCAGCTATTTAATATTGAAGAGAAAGCAAAGATGCAGGCTTTTATGGAGAAAGCCATTGAAGTTGCAAAAACAGGAAAAGAATTGGGGATGGAACcagttggtgctgtaatagttaaTCCAGCATCTGACAGTATAATTGCTGTAGGTCATGACTGCAGAAATGGACTAAATCCTTTGCTTCATGCAGTTATGGTGTGTATTGATCAGGTTGCTTATCGGCAAGGAGGTGGTGCTTTTAATCATAACAAGTATCCGAAGTGCAATTTTACATCTGCAGAACTTTTTCTAGGTTATGATGCAATCAGCATTGCAAAACCTTTGCATCTGTTAGATGACCATATTCCAAAACAAACTGAGGCAAATGGACTGCCTTACATATGCACTGGGTATGATTTGTATGTTACCAGAGAACCCTGTGTGATGTGTGCAATGGCATTGGTACATTCCAGAATACACAGAGTTTTTTATGCAACCTCCTTCCCAGATGGAGCATTGGGAACTAAATATAAAATACATACAAGAAAAGATCTTAATCACCATTATGATGTTTTTAAAGGACTGCTGGAAAAGGAATGTCAACTTTTATACTATTGA